ATCCCAGCGGGCGGTGTGGAGCGTGGTGCCGGCGAAGGTGTCGACCCCGTCGATGTCGGGCAGTTTCGGCACATTGAGCACACCGGCGGCGTTGATCAGGTGCCGCGCGGTGTGCTCACCGGCCGAGGTGCTGATGCGCCAGAGATCGGCCGCGTCGTCGAACACCGCACCGGTGACCTCGGTGCCGAACCGGATCCTGGCGGCGATCCCGTACTTGGCGACGCAGTGATCGGCGTAGGCCTTGAGCTCCCGGCCCGGGGCGTAGGTGCGCGACCAGTGCGGGCGCCCGCCTCGATGATCAGGTAGTCACCGAGCCTGGCCTTGTCCAGGGCGATCGCGGCTCCGATCCCGGAGAACCCGGCCCCGACGATGACGGTGTGGACGTCCGGTGTCATGGCCCGACTCTCAGGGATGCAGCGCGGCCCGCAGGGCGGCGATCCCGCGTTCGGTGGCCTCGGCCGCGGCGGGCGACGCCAACGCCAGGCTGACGTATCCGTGCACCATCGTCGGCTCCAGGCTGTGTTGCACCGAAACCCCTGCCGCGCTGAGCAATTCGGCGTACCTGCCGCCGTCGTCGCGCAACAGATCGTGCTCGGCGGTGCCGATGAAGGCCGGTGGCAGCCCGCTCAGCGACTCGGCGTTGGCGGGTGCCACATCGGTGGGCAGCGCCGCCGGGTCGCTCAGATCCATGCCGGGCAGGTACCAGGTCAGGAAGGCGGTGCTGACGTCCTGGTTGAGGATGTAGGCGTCGGCGTTCTCGATGAAGGACGGCGCTTTCGTGTCACCGACCGCGACCGGATACCACAGCAGCTGGAACACCAGCGGTGGGCCGCCCGCGTCGCGCGCCCGCAGGGCCATCACCGCGGACAGGTTGCCGCCCGCCGAATCCCCGGCCACCGCGATGCGGGTCGGGTCTCCGCCCAATTCGCCGGCGTGCTCACTCACCCAGCGCAGTGCCGCCCAGGCGTCCTCGACGCCCTGCGGGTAGGGATGTTCGGGGGCGAGCCGGTAGTCCACCGACACCACGATCGCCTCGGCGTCCACCGAGTGCGCGCGGGCCACGTGGTCATGGGTGTCCAGGTCGCCGATCGCCCATCCGCCACCGTGGTAGTAGACGATCACGGGCAGGTTGTCGTGCTGCTGCACCGGTGGCCAGTAGATCCGCACCGGGATGTCGTCCAGATCGCCGTAACCCACGGTGCGCTCCTCGATGCGCAGCTGCGGCAACATCTCCGGCGGCGGTTTCACCGCGCGCAGTTTCTCGCGGGCCACGTCGGCACCGTCGGCGATGGTGAACTCCAGGGGCACCGCGTCCAGTAGGGCTTTGAGATTCGGGTCGACGTCGGCGCGGCCGTTCGAGGCGGTCATGCGGTCCCCTCGCAGGCCCGGGCGCCGCATTCTGGGACGTTGATTCGCTCGCTGCGCTCGCTCATGCGCTCAGGCTAACGCGCCCCGCAGCGCGCCAAGGGCGAGATCGACCGCCTCCGTCGCCGCCGGCACCACCCCGTGGTAGCCCAGATAGCCGTGCACCAGCGTCTGCGCGTTGTGCACCTGCGCCGGCACCCCGGCGGCGGCCAGCAGTTCGGCGTAGCGGATGCCGTCGTCGCGCAGCGGGTCGTATCCGGCCACCGCGATATAGGCCGGCGCCAGACCGGAAAGTGACTCGGCGCGGGCGGGCACCAGCGTGGCCGGCGGATCGCTCAGGTCGACCCCGGCGGCGTACAGCCTGGAGAAGGCCCCCACCGCGCCGCGGCCGAGGATCGGCGCGTCGGCGTTCTCGGTGAACGACGGCAGGCTGCTGTCCCAGGTGGTGGCCGGGTACCAGAGCAGCTGCAACCGCAGGTCCAGTCCGGCGTCGCGGGCCAACAGCGCCACCGCGGCGGCCAGGTTGCCGCCGGCGGAATCCCCGGCGACCGCGATCCGGCTCGGGTCGGCGCCCAGTTCGTCGGCGTGCGCGGCCACCCACCGGGTCACCGCCCAGACGTCGTCGACGGCGGCGGGATAGGGATGCTCGGGCGCGAGCCGGTAGTCCACCGAGACCACCACCGCACCGGTTCCGACGGCGTGCTCGCGCGCGGTCCCGTCATAGGTGTCCACGTCGCCGACCACCCAGCCGCCGCCGTGGAAGAACAGCACCACCGGCGGGCGGGAGCGAAGCGACCCGGGAGTTGATCCCGGCGGGTGATCCTCGGCGACGTCCGGCCAGTAGATGCGCACCGGCACACCCTCGACGGCACGGTCCTCGGTGCGCAGGTCCGGATGCACCTCTCGCCGGGGCAGCGCCGCGAAGCGGGCCCGCGCTTCGTCGGGACCACCGTCCATGGTCAATTGGAACGGCACCGCTTCCAGTACCTTTTCCAGAATGGCGTCCAAGGCGGGTCTGTCGGTACCGGATTCAGGCATGGCATCACCGTACGCAGCGCGCTGGGTCCGGTCGTTCTGGGTCCTGGCGGTGCTGTGCGGGCTGGCTTACGGGATCTTCCTGATCACCGTCGCGCTGCGGGTCCCGTCCGGCGCGGAACTGACCGGGCAGTTCGCGCTGCAGCCCGCCGTGAAGGCCTCCGCCGCGGTGCTGCTGGCGCTGGCCGCCCTGCGCCATCCCCACGCCCGGGAGCGGCGCTGGCTGGTCGCCGCGCTGATCGGCTCGGCCGCCGGTGACTACCTGCTCGCCATGCCGTGGTGGGAGCCGTCCTTCGTGCTCGGGCTGGCCTCGTTCCTGATCGCGCACCTGTGCTTCCTGGCCGCCCTCATCCCGCTGGTACGACGGCAGCCGTCCCGGCTGGCGGCCGCGGCCGTCGTGGTGCTGGCCTGCGTGGTGCTGCTGGTGTCGTTCTGGCCGGCGCTGTTGGAGCAGGGCATGGCGCTGCCGGTGACCGTCTACATGGGCGTCCTCGTCGCGATGGTGTGTGCCGCGCTGCTGGCCGACCTGCCCACGCCGTGGACGGCACTGGGTGCGGTGTGCTTCGCGGTCTCGGATTCGATGATCGGGATCAGCAAGTTCATGCTGGGATCAGAGGTCCTGGCCGTGCCGATCTGGTGGACCTACGCGGCGTCGCTGATGCTGATCACCGCCGGGTTCTTCTTCGGAAGGGACCGGTGACCCAGACCCGCCGCGCCGCCGAGCACGAGCCGATCGCGCGCGTTCTGCCGATGCTGTCGGTGCCGCATCTGGACCGCGAGTTCGACTACCTGGTAGCCGCCGACCAGTCCGATGATGCCCAACCCGGGGTCCGGGTGCGGGTGCGCTTCCACGGCAGGCTGGTGGACGCCTTCATCCTGGAAAGGCGTTCGGACACCGACCATCCGGGCAAGCTGGGCTGGCTGGACCGGGTGGTCTCCGCCGAACCGGTGCTGACCACCGAGATCCGCCGGCTCACCGATGCGGTGGCCGCCCGCTACGTCGGCACCCGGCCGGATGTGCTGCGGCTGGCCGTCCCGCCGCGGCATGCCGCCGTCGAGAAGCAGGCCCCACCGGAACTGCCGCCGTCGGCCCCCACCCCGGTCGACGAATCCGGCTGGGCGCGGTACGTGCGCGGTGATCGGTTCCTCCAGGCGATCCGGGAAGGCCGGGCCGCGCGGGCGGTGTGGCAGGCGCTGCCGGGGGAGCGGTGGCCGCTACGGCTGGCCGAGGCCGCCGCGGCGACGGTGCACGCCGGGCGTGGTGCGCTGATCGTGGTGCCCGATCAGCGGGACGTCGACGCCGTGCACGCGGCGGCGGTGACCTGTGTGGACGACTCGAGGGTGGTCGCGCTGTCGGCGGGGCTGGGTCCCTCGCAGCGGTACCGGCGCTGGCTTTCGGTGCTGCGCGGGCAGGCCCGGCTGGTCATCGGCACCCGCAGCGCGGTGTTCGCGCCGGTCGCCGATCTGGGCCTGGTGATCGTCTGGGACGACGGGGACGACTCGCTGTCCGAGCCGCGGGCGCCGTACCCGCACGCACGTGAGGTCGCCATGCTGCGGGCGCACCAATTGCGTTGCGCCGCAATGATCGGTGGCTTCGCCCGGACCGCCGAAGCGCACGCGCTGGTGCGCAGCCGGTGGGCCCACGACCTGGTCGCGGCCCGCGCGGAGGTACGCGCCCACGCGCCGCGGGTGGTGGCCCTGGACGACAACGCCTTCGATCAGGAGCGGGACCCGGCCGCGCACACCGCGCGGCTTCCGTCGATGGCACTGCGCACCGCGCGTACGGCCCTGGCCGCCGGGCATCCGGTGCTGGTGCAGGTGCCGCGCCGCGGCTACGTGCCGGCGCTGGCCTGCGCCCGGTGCCGCACGGTGGCCCGCTGCCGGCACTGCACCGGCCCGATGTCGCTGCCGGACCGCGACACCCACGGCGCGGTGTGCCGGTGGTGTGCCCGCGCCGAGCTGACGTTGCGGTGCGTGAGTTGCGGCTCGGATGCGGTGCGCGCGGTGGTCGTCGGCGCCCGGCGCACCGCCGAGGAACTCGGCCGGGCACTGCCCGGGGCCAGCATCATCACCTCCGGTGGGGAGTCGGTGGTGTCCACGGTGAGTGCCAAACCGGCTGTCGTGGTCGCCACCCCGGGCGCGGAACCGGTCGCCGAGGGCGGGTACGGCGCCGCGCTGCTGCTGGACAGCTGGGCCCTGCTGGGCCGGCAGGACCTGCGCGCGGCCGAGGACACGCTGCGGCGCTGGATGGCGGCGTCGGCCCTGGTGCGCAGCCGCGCCGACGGCGGCACGGTGGCGGTGATCGCCGAGTCCGCGATCCCCACGGTGCAGTCGTTGATCCGGTGGGATCCGCTGGGCCACGCCGAATTCGAGCTGAACGCCCGCGACGAGGTGGCGCTGCCCCCCGCGGTGCACCTCGCGGTGCTCGACGGGGTGCCCGAGGCTGTGGCGGCCCTGCTGGATGCGGCCGAACTGCCCGCCGGGGCCGAACCGCTGGGGCCGGTCGACCTGCCGCCCGGGGCGCGCCGGCCACCCGGCATCGCGGTGGACAGCCCGGTCAGCCGGATGTTGGTGCGGGTGCCGCGGGCGGGCGGTCTGGAACTCGCTGCGGCGCTGCGCCGTGCGGTGAACTCGCTGAGCTCGCGCCACGAACAGCAGCCGGTTCGGGTCCAAATGGACCCGCTGCACATAGGGTAAGCAGCGACAACCGACAGGAGGTGGGTATGGGGCGGCTGCTGCGGTTGCTGATCCCGTTGGTGCTCATCGCGTTTGGTGTGCTGTGGCCGGTGCTGTTCAGCGCGGTCGCCGGAACCGGTGGCGGCACCGACGGTCCGGTCGACGATCCGGTGGTGATCAGTGACTACACCGCGCATTACACGGTGAGTGCCGACGGGAACCTCGACG
This region of Mycolicibacterium diernhoferi genomic DNA includes:
- a CDS encoding alpha/beta hydrolase; translated protein: MTASNGRADVDPNLKALLDAVPLEFTIADGADVAREKLRAVKPPPEMLPQLRIEERTVGYGDLDDIPVRIYWPPVQQHDNLPVIVYYHGGGWAIGDLDTHDHVARAHSVDAEAIVVSVDYRLAPEHPYPQGVEDAWAALRWVSEHAGELGGDPTRIAVAGDSAGGNLSAVMALRARDAGGPPLVFQLLWYPVAVGDTKAPSFIENADAYILNQDVSTAFLTWYLPGMDLSDPAALPTDVAPANAESLSGLPPAFIGTAEHDLLRDDGGRYAELLSAAGVSVQHSLEPTMVHGYVSLALASPAAAEATERGIAALRAALHP
- a CDS encoding alpha/beta hydrolase encodes the protein MPESGTDRPALDAILEKVLEAVPFQLTMDGGPDEARARFAALPRREVHPDLRTEDRAVEGVPVRIYWPDVAEDHPPGSTPGSLRSRPPVVLFFHGGGWVVGDVDTYDGTAREHAVGTGAVVVSVDYRLAPEHPYPAAVDDVWAVTRWVAAHADELGADPSRIAVAGDSAGGNLAAAVALLARDAGLDLRLQLLWYPATTWDSSLPSFTENADAPILGRGAVGAFSRLYAAGVDLSDPPATLVPARAESLSGLAPAYIAVAGYDPLRDDGIRYAELLAAAGVPAQVHNAQTLVHGYLGYHGVVPAATEAVDLALGALRGALA
- a CDS encoding primosomal protein N' — its product is MLSVPHLDREFDYLVAADQSDDAQPGVRVRVRFHGRLVDAFILERRSDTDHPGKLGWLDRVVSAEPVLTTEIRRLTDAVAARYVGTRPDVLRLAVPPRHAAVEKQAPPELPPSAPTPVDESGWARYVRGDRFLQAIREGRAARAVWQALPGERWPLRLAEAAAATVHAGRGALIVVPDQRDVDAVHAAAVTCVDDSRVVALSAGLGPSQRYRRWLSVLRGQARLVIGTRSAVFAPVADLGLVIVWDDGDDSLSEPRAPYPHAREVAMLRAHQLRCAAMIGGFARTAEAHALVRSRWAHDLVAARAEVRAHAPRVVALDDNAFDQERDPAAHTARLPSMALRTARTALAAGHPVLVQVPRRGYVPALACARCRTVARCRHCTGPMSLPDRDTHGAVCRWCARAELTLRCVSCGSDAVRAVVVGARRTAEELGRALPGASIITSGGESVVSTVSAKPAVVVATPGAEPVAEGGYGAALLLDSWALLGRQDLRAAEDTLRRWMAASALVRSRADGGTVAVIAESAIPTVQSLIRWDPLGHAEFELNARDEVALPPAVHLAVLDGVPEAVAALLDAAELPAGAEPLGPVDLPPGARRPPGIAVDSPVSRMLVRVPRAGGLELAAALRRAVNSLSSRHEQQPVRVQMDPLHIG
- a CDS encoding lysoplasmalogenase; the encoded protein is MASPYAARWVRSFWVLAVLCGLAYGIFLITVALRVPSGAELTGQFALQPAVKASAAVLLALAALRHPHARERRWLVAALIGSAAGDYLLAMPWWEPSFVLGLASFLIAHLCFLAALIPLVRRQPSRLAAAAVVVLACVVLLVSFWPALLEQGMALPVTVYMGVLVAMVCAALLADLPTPWTALGAVCFAVSDSMIGISKFMLGSEVLAVPIWWTYAASLMLITAGFFFGRDR